The following coding sequences are from one Candidatus Binataceae bacterium window:
- a CDS encoding MFS transporter — protein MLALPASPALALRRSANRESATARGARGCADRGAASANGRDEGGASSGTAIIAAIVLLLIYQGYSLSIVGVAAPWIAKSFSLNEAQLAELFAWISISALGALGLARLADRVGRRLIILASLALTPLFALGAALARSPKPFAVFEILISALLGGSVSSAIALLAEELPGERRAAGQAFAAFASALGGVLSYIVIPFLLQWGYSWRWLLAPCVAGLALVLPVARMLPVDGRWARLAAARQAGASHIYDVFGHLYRRRALTLLGCAALDSMAGTAVNGWLYFEAVSVIGLSPQQASTLVVVGMLVGMAGFPVGAWTSNRFGRVPTVTYVGGAAWLGALAFYWGPPNLVTWPLTWLLVAYCWFKLASSVMTVGANSAATELFPATLRTTMIGWQGITGAVFSMFAQVLIAALIAPLGGLTRVVGYFALLGFPSAALFGLFIDETRGLPLEVAAKEAEWAGAQAGGLVNSDRAAERGASD, from the coding sequence ATGCTTGCCTTGCCTGCCTCGCCGGCGCTCGCCCTTCGGCGATCGGCGAACCGAGAATCCGCGACCGCCCGCGGGGCGCGCGGCTGCGCAGACCGGGGCGCCGCCAGCGCCAATGGCAGAGATGAGGGCGGCGCGTCCTCGGGCACGGCGATTATCGCTGCAATTGTCCTGCTCCTCATCTACCAAGGATACAGCTTGTCGATCGTCGGTGTCGCAGCGCCTTGGATCGCCAAGAGCTTCTCGCTCAACGAGGCGCAGCTCGCTGAACTATTTGCCTGGATTTCGATTTCGGCGCTCGGCGCACTTGGGCTTGCTCGCCTGGCAGACCGCGTGGGCCGGCGGCTAATCATCCTTGCAAGTCTCGCCCTGACTCCGCTGTTTGCGCTGGGCGCAGCGCTGGCGCGCAGCCCCAAGCCCTTCGCCGTCTTCGAGATCCTGATTTCCGCCCTCTTGGGGGGTTCGGTGTCCTCGGCGATAGCCCTGCTGGCAGAGGAGCTGCCGGGCGAGCGCCGGGCGGCGGGCCAGGCTTTTGCCGCCTTCGCGAGTGCGCTAGGAGGCGTTCTCAGCTATATCGTGATTCCTTTCCTGCTCCAGTGGGGATACTCGTGGCGATGGCTGCTGGCGCCGTGTGTGGCGGGGTTGGCGTTGGTGCTTCCGGTGGCGCGGATGCTGCCGGTGGACGGCCGCTGGGCGCGCCTGGCTGCCGCGCGTCAGGCGGGCGCGAGCCATATCTACGACGTTTTCGGTCACCTCTATCGGCGCAGGGCGCTGACGTTGCTCGGGTGTGCCGCGCTCGATTCGATGGCGGGGACTGCGGTCAATGGCTGGCTGTATTTCGAGGCGGTCTCGGTAATTGGTCTTTCGCCCCAGCAGGCCAGCACCCTGGTGGTCGTCGGGATGCTGGTGGGGATGGCAGGCTTTCCGGTGGGCGCATGGACCTCCAACCGTTTCGGCCGCGTGCCGACCGTCACCTACGTGGGCGGTGCGGCGTGGCTCGGCGCATTGGCTTTCTATTGGGGCCCGCCAAACCTGGTGACGTGGCCGCTGACATGGCTGCTGGTCGCCTATTGCTGGTTCAAACTCGCATCGAGCGTGATGACGGTCGGAGCGAATTCCGCCGCGACGGAGCTTTTCCCGGCGACATTGCGCACGACGATGATTGGATGGCAGGGGATTACCGGAGCGGTGTTCTCCATGTTTGCACAGGTCCTGATCGCGGCGCTGATCGCTCCCTTGGGAGGCCTGACTCGCGTGGTCGGATACTTCGCGCTCCTTGGCTTTCCCAGCGCCGCGCTCTTCGGCCTGTTTATCGATGAGACGCGCGGGTTGCCGCTCGAGGTCGCGGCCAAGGAAGCTGAGTGGGCCGGCGCGCAGGCTGGCGGGCTGGTCAACAGCGACCGCGCCGCTGAGCGTGGAGCGTCTGACTAG
- a CDS encoding kelch repeat-containing protein, whose protein sequence is MPVVLITGGTGIVDVAPTGESPAVLNTAEIYDPVGGEFLPISPMTTQRDRHSATALPDGRVFIVGGVDTVLVPLASFPGPAMPWILRSTEIFDPSDGRFTAAANMAAARDEPTATVLNNGDVLVVGGGESEAELYVPATGKFAPTGALVLGGRYGQTATRLSDGKVLIVGGGSEQAEIYDPATGQFNATGKMENNRIYHSATLLPDGRVLIAGGSQYSRSAALDTTEIYDPRTGLFTAGPRMSEPRAGHTTTLLKDGRVLIAGGNPDASAELYDPAEDAFVATLRMTAARYGHSATLLPDGRVLIAGGWNQNYRPQASAELYDPSVRGFVPTGDMTQPREGHTATLIHVQWPVRWVRPTPTPTPSPTPTPRPTATSSPTPTPKSTRSPTARSTAGSTPTPHATPAVAPTTRRPTHRRAKPTAKPSASAAASSTGAQPSPAP, encoded by the coding sequence GTGCCGGTCGTCCTGATCACCGGTGGAACCGGAATCGTCGACGTCGCGCCGACCGGCGAAAGCCCCGCCGTGCTCAACACGGCCGAGATTTACGACCCCGTGGGCGGTGAGTTTCTGCCGATCTCGCCGATGACGACCCAACGCGACCGCCACAGCGCGACAGCGCTGCCCGACGGCAGGGTGTTTATCGTTGGCGGCGTCGATACGGTGCTGGTCCCGCTCGCATCGTTTCCGGGCCCCGCGATGCCGTGGATTCTGCGCTCGACCGAAATCTTCGATCCGTCGGACGGCCGCTTCACCGCCGCGGCCAACATGGCGGCTGCCCGCGATGAGCCGACTGCCACGGTGCTCAACAACGGCGACGTGCTGGTCGTCGGCGGCGGCGAAAGCGAGGCGGAACTCTACGTTCCCGCAACGGGCAAGTTTGCCCCGACTGGCGCGCTGGTCCTCGGGGGCCGATACGGACAAACCGCGACCCGCCTGAGTGACGGCAAGGTCCTGATAGTCGGCGGCGGTTCGGAGCAGGCCGAGATCTACGACCCGGCAACCGGCCAATTCAACGCGACGGGCAAGATGGAGAACAACCGCATCTACCATAGCGCCACGTTGCTGCCCGACGGCCGCGTTCTGATCGCTGGCGGCAGCCAGTATTCGCGCAGCGCCGCGCTCGACACCACGGAAATCTACGATCCCCGCACCGGCCTGTTTACCGCCGGTCCCAGGATGAGCGAGCCGCGCGCCGGGCATACCACGACGTTGCTCAAGGACGGCCGCGTATTGATCGCCGGCGGCAATCCCGACGCCTCAGCCGAGCTTTACGACCCCGCCGAGGACGCCTTCGTCGCGACGCTGCGGATGACCGCGGCACGCTACGGCCATAGCGCAACTCTGCTGCCCGACGGTCGGGTGCTGATCGCAGGCGGATGGAATCAGAACTACCGGCCCCAAGCCAGCGCCGAGCTGTACGACCCTTCGGTCCGCGGCTTCGTTCCCACCGGCGACATGACGCAGCCACGCGAGGGCCATACCGCCACCCTCATCCACGTGCAATGGCCGGTGCGCTGGGTCAGACCAACACCAACTCCGACGCCGAGCCCAACTCCCACGCCGCGCCCGACCGCTACGTCAAGCCCGACACCGACCCCAAAGTCGACCCGTAGCCCGACCGCGAGGTCGACAGCCGGGAGTACTCCGACACCGCACGCGACGCCTGCGGTCGCGCCGACCACCCGTCGGCCGACGCACCGGCGGGCGAAGCCAACGGCTAAGCCGTCCGCGTCGGCGGCCGCGAGTTCTACTGGCGCGCAGCCATCGCCAGCGCCCTAA
- a CDS encoding glycosyltransferase family 4 protein, whose product MDQAKDASGAHTRAARPLRIAQIAPLYERVPPKLYGGTERVVSYITEELVRRGHDVTLFASGDSITKARLAPGCPQALRLMGKPELGAFLQLPMLSDVYEGAAERFDVIHSHIDYWTFPFARLTPQVPTVATMHGRLDIEELRPVYQRYRTMPLVSISDAQRAPLAFMNWVATVYHGLPRELLRFNPRPGKYLAFLGRISPEKRPDIAIDVARRAGIPFKIAAKVDVVDREYFETVIKPRLAPPEIEYIGEISEGEKSEFLGNALALLFTIDWPEPFGLAMIEAMACGTPVIARPCGSVPEIITPGVTGLIAGGADELVAAIKRVDTIPREGCRREFEKRFAVEAMVDRYEHVYRRLIEQAHTGVRALAMAARQ is encoded by the coding sequence ATGGACCAAGCCAAGGATGCGAGCGGCGCTCACACGCGCGCCGCACGCCCGTTGCGGATCGCGCAAATCGCGCCGCTTTACGAACGGGTTCCACCCAAGCTCTACGGCGGAACTGAGCGCGTGGTGTCTTACATTACCGAGGAACTGGTGCGCCGGGGACACGACGTTACGCTGTTTGCCTCGGGCGATTCGATCACCAAGGCGCGCCTCGCGCCGGGGTGTCCGCAGGCGCTACGGCTGATGGGCAAACCCGAGCTCGGCGCTTTTCTCCAGCTCCCGATGCTGAGCGACGTGTACGAAGGCGCGGCCGAACGCTTCGACGTTATCCATTCGCATATCGACTACTGGACGTTCCCCTTCGCGCGGCTGACGCCGCAGGTGCCGACGGTGGCGACGATGCACGGGCGGCTCGATATCGAAGAGCTGCGTCCGGTCTACCAGCGTTACCGCACGATGCCGCTGGTCTCGATCAGCGACGCGCAGCGCGCGCCGCTGGCGTTCATGAACTGGGTGGCAACAGTTTACCACGGGCTGCCGCGCGAGCTCTTGCGCTTCAACCCGCGGCCCGGCAAGTACCTCGCCTTCCTCGGCCGCATCTCGCCGGAAAAGCGGCCCGACATCGCGATCGACGTCGCGCGACGCGCCGGGATCCCGTTCAAGATCGCGGCCAAGGTTGACGTGGTGGATCGCGAATACTTCGAGACTGTGATCAAGCCGCGCCTTGCGCCGCCGGAGATCGAGTATATCGGCGAGATCAGCGAAGGCGAGAAGAGCGAGTTCCTCGGCAATGCGCTCGCCCTGCTGTTCACCATCGATTGGCCCGAGCCGTTCGGGCTCGCGATGATCGAAGCGATGGCGTGCGGGACGCCGGTTATCGCGCGCCCCTGCGGTTCGGTGCCGGAAATCATCACGCCGGGGGTCACCGGGCTTATCGCCGGCGGCGCCGACGAACTGGTCGCAGCGATCAAGCGCGTGGACACGATCCCGCGCGAAGGATGCCGGCGCGAGTTTGAAAAGCGCTTCGCGGTGGAGGCGATGGTTGACCGCTACGAGCACGTCTATCGCCGATTGATCGAGCAGGCGCACACGGGAGTTAGGGCGCTGGCGATGGCTGCGCGCCAGTAG
- a CDS encoding zinc-dependent alcohol dehydrogenase family protein → MKAMAVYAPAAIETNPLRAIEIAEPEPGPREICVRIRTCGVCRTDLHVAEGDLPPRHPRIIPGHEIVGTVARRGEGCTRFAPGARVGVAWLRETCGACAYCRRGRENLCPNARFTGYDHDGGYAEYAVVREDFAYAIPDALGDEAAAPLMCAGIIGYRAIRRADVRPGATVGLYGFGGSAHIAIQVLKHWKCRVFVMSRGGRHQELAETLGADWVGPAAAAPPARLEAAILFAPAGELVPPALEALDRGGVLAVAGIYLSPVPALDYERHLFYERELRSVTANTRADAEEFLRLAGEIPVRTHTLGMALGEANRALNMLKHDELKGAAVLHAT, encoded by the coding sequence ATGAAAGCGATGGCGGTGTATGCGCCAGCGGCGATCGAGACCAACCCGCTGCGCGCGATCGAAATTGCCGAGCCCGAGCCCGGGCCGCGTGAAATCTGCGTGCGGATCCGCACCTGCGGGGTATGTCGCACCGACCTGCACGTCGCCGAGGGCGACCTGCCGCCGCGCCATCCACGCATAATTCCCGGCCATGAGATCGTCGGGACGGTCGCGCGACGCGGCGAGGGCTGCACGCGCTTCGCGCCGGGCGCGCGCGTCGGGGTGGCCTGGCTGCGCGAAACCTGCGGCGCGTGCGCATATTGCCGGCGCGGCCGCGAGAATCTCTGCCCCAACGCGCGCTTCACCGGCTACGATCACGACGGCGGCTACGCGGAGTATGCCGTCGTCCGCGAGGACTTCGCTTACGCGATTCCCGACGCGCTCGGCGACGAGGCGGCGGCGCCGCTGATGTGCGCCGGGATAATCGGCTATCGCGCGATCCGCCGCGCCGACGTCCGTCCGGGCGCAACTGTCGGGCTCTACGGCTTCGGCGGCTCGGCCCATATCGCGATCCAGGTGCTCAAGCATTGGAAATGCCGCGTGTTTGTGATGAGCCGCGGCGGCCGCCATCAGGAGCTAGCCGAAACGCTCGGCGCCGACTGGGTCGGCCCGGCCGCCGCGGCCCCGCCGGCCCGGCTCGAGGCGGCGATCCTGTTTGCTCCCGCCGGAGAGCTGGTGCCGCCGGCGCTGGAGGCGCTCGATCGCGGTGGCGTGCTGGCGGTCGCCGGAATTTATCTGAGCCCGGTGCCGGCGCTCGACTACGAGCGCCACCTGTTTTACGAGCGCGAGCTGCGCAGCGTGACTGCCAACACGCGCGCCGACGCCGAGGAGTTCCTCCGGCTCGCGGGCGAGATCCCCGTGCGCACGCATACGTTGGGGATGGCGCTGGGCGAGGCCAACCGCGCGCTCAACATGCTCAAGCACGACGAACTCAAGGGCGCCGCCGTGCTCCACGCCACCTGA